One window from the genome of Oryza glaberrima chromosome 3, OglaRS2, whole genome shotgun sequence encodes:
- the LOC127767113 gene encoding transcription elongation factor TFIIS-like, producing the protein MASPPPGAHRAASSSGALAPAAFPAAAHFASRAAAPFLRQQPHPGGGGDSDGDNAVEEVDEGDDDEDDEEEEAELADGAPCSSQQRCASTPGIGRAGMNRGNGMRQIEEEQQWQHSHIYNCGNEQYGHASSREDEPSTIPREMRVENGYGVIGRREGGPASSYWDLLRAHLSDPLTGILMDDAMILSCGHSYGSNGMQHIYRMKACGKCGQPITEDSIRPNLALRLAVQAFKREEESAKSLKRRRERLEQVGKRLRYLTKHPHSDIQSMATDLLGYWKKVVIEEGKKNGTTENVGSINSAARAEKAQPMKVDKSSASGSVKPEKREVNVRGQKPESIKVEKITNNDSKNQQVKVERAPKEATRTPDTKKPSSVPNGPPKLTSLVKCNDPTRDKIRELLADAFSRVHGETSKDDREEVRNILDEVDARDPFRVAVTVESALFERLGRSTGAHKAKYRSIMFNLRADNNTDFRRRVLLGQVRPERLVDISPEEMASDARKLENKQIKEKALFDCERGGAPKATTDQFKCGRCGQRKTTYYQLQTRSADEPMTTFVTCVNCNNHWKFC; encoded by the exons ATGGCGTCTCCTCCTCCGGGAGCCCACCGCGCGGCCTCCTCGAGTGGGGCGCTCGCGCCGGCGGCCTTCCCCGCGGCGGCCCACTTCGcctcacgcgccgccgccccgttcCTCCGGCAGCAACCccaccccggcggcggcggcgactccgacGGCGACAACGCcgtggaggaggtcgacgagggcgacgacgacgaagacgacgaggaggaggaggccgagctgGCGGACGGAGCGCCCTGCAGCTCGCAGCAGCGGTGCGCCTCCACTCCAG GAATCGGGCGGGCAGGGATGAACAGGGGGAATGGAATGAGGCAAATCGAAGAGGAGCAGCAATGGCAGCACAGCCACATCTACAACTGTGGGAACGAGCAGTATGGGCATGCCTCGTCTAGAGAGGATGAACCCAGCACCATCCCCAGGGAGATGAGGGTGGAGAATGGATATGGAGTTAttgggagaagagagggaggtCCTGCATCCAGCTACTGGGACCTACTCAGAGCACACCTCTCCGATCCGTTGAC AGGTATACTCATGGATGATGCAATGATTCTATCGTGTGGGCACTCTTATGGAAGTAATGGAATGCAGCATATCTACAGAATG AAAGCTTGTGGCAAATGTGGTCAGCCAATTACCGAGGACTCTATTCGACCAAACTTGG CTCTCCGCCTTGCAGTTCAGGCATTTAAACGCGAGGAAGAGTCAGCTAAATCtctaaaaagaagaagagagcgcCTTGAGCAG GTTGGAAAACGTCTTCGTTACCTTACTAAGCACCCTCACTCAGACATACAATCCATGGCTACAGATCTTCTGGGGTACTGGAAAAAGGTTGTTATcgaagaaggaaagaaaaatggTACCACAGAAAATGTTGGATCAATCAACTCAGCCGCCAGAGCTGAAAAGGCTCAGCCCATGAAGGTTGATAAGAGTTCTGCATCAGGAAGTGTGAAGCCTGAGAAAAGAGAAGTCAATGTTAGGGGCCAGAAGCCTGAGAGCATCAAGGTTGAGAAGATCACCAATAATGATTCCAAAAACCAACAAGTCAAGGTAGAGAGGGCTCCAAAGGAAGCCACTAGAACTCCTGATACAAAGAAGCCATCTTCTGTTCCAAATGGCCCCCCAAAGCTGACATCTCTTGTCAAATGCAATGATCCCACTAGAGATAAAATCCGGGAACTACTTGCAGATGCCTTCTCCAGGGTTCATGGAGAGACTAGCAAAGATGACAGGGAGGAAGTGAGAAACATCTTAGATGAAGTGGATGCACGAGATCCATTCAGAGTTGCTGTGACCGTTGAATCTGCGTTATTTGAGAGGCTGGGACGTTCGACTGGGGCTCACAAGGCAAAATACAGGTCAATAATGTTCAATCTTAGAGCTGACAACAACACTGATTTCCGAAGAAGGGTTCTCCTTGGCCAAGTGAGGCCTGAGAGGCTTGTTGACATATCTCCAGAAGAGATGGCTAGTGACGCGAGGAAGCTTGAGAATAAGCAGATCAAGGAGAAGGCTTTGTTCGATTGTGAGCGTGGAGGAGCCCCAAAGGCGACTACTGATCAGTTCAAGTGTGGCAGGTGTGGCCAGCGGAAGACGACTTACTACCAGCTGCAGACTCGGAGTGCTGATGAGCCAATGACAACATTTGTGACATGCGTGAACTGCAACAACCACTGGAAGTTCTGCTGA
- the LOC127768449 gene encoding serine/threonine/tyrosine-protein kinase HT1, translating into MSCGSDGGCRDGGGSEEFRRPRPSKVAAGDLVEPARCSDAAASPASWIDKKLLVDPKNLFIGSKIGEGAHGKVYKGKYGDQIVAIKVLNNGTTPEEKATLEARFIREVNMMCKVKHDNLVKFIGACKEPLMVIVSELLPGMSLKNYLNSLRPSQLDIHTAIGYALDIAHAMECLHANGIIHRDLKPDNLLLTANRKKLKLTDFGLAREETVTEMMTAETGTYRWMAPELYSTVTLQRGEKKHYTNKVDVYSFGIVLWELLTNKMPFEGMSNLQAAYAAAFKQARPPLPEETPQELVFVVQSCWVEDPAMRPSFSQIIRMLDAFLMTIPPPPPSESNEDAESEETASSLNGKNSAVSSIVSRATSKLSVVRHLFASKKAGNGRT; encoded by the exons atgAGCTGCGGCAGCGATGGCGGGTGTAGGGATGGTGGTGGCAGCGAGGAGTTCAGGCGGCCGCGGCCGAGCAAGGTCGCGGCGGGGGACTTGGTGGAGCCGGCGCGCTGCTCGgacgccgccgcatcgccggctTCTTGGATTGACAAGAAGCTGCTTGTTGACCCCAAGAATTTGTTTATCGGATCCAAAATCGGGGAGGGAGCTCATGGCAAGGTCTACAAGGGGAA GTATGGTGACCAAATTGTAGCAATAAAGGTTCTTAACAATGGCACCACTCCGGAGGAAAAGGCAACCCTTGAAGCTCGTTTCATTCGAGAAGTAAATATGATGTGTAAAGTGAAACATGACAATCTTGTGAAG TTTATTGGAGCTTGCAAGGAACCATTAATGGTTATTGTCAGCGAGTTATTGCCGGGGATGTCACTGAAAAACTACTTGAACAGCCTTCGGCCCAGCCAGTTAGATATCCATACTGCAATTGGCTATGCACTGGATATAGCTCATGCAATGGAATGTTTGCATGCGAATGGAATAATACACAGAGACCTGAAACCTG ATAATTTGTTGCTCACTGCAAATCGTAAGAAGCTGAAGCTTACTGATTTTGGTCTTGCACGAGAAGAAACTGTGACTGAAATGATGACAGCTGAAACAGGGACATACCGCTGGATGGCCCCAGAG CTATATAGCACTGTTACTCTTCAACGTGGTGAGAAGAAGCATTACACAAATAAAGTGGATGTGTACAGCTTTGGCATTGTTCTGTGGGAACTGTTGACTAATAAAATGCCATTTGAAGGAATGTCAAATCTACAAGCTGCATATGCTGCTGCTTTCAAG CAAGCGCGCCCACCCCTTCCTGAGGAGACCCCTCAGGAGCTTGTGTTCGTTGTGCAGTCATGCTGGGTCGAGGATCCTGCCATGAGGCCTAGCTTCAGCCAGATCATCCGCATGCTGGATGCTTTCCTCATGACAatacctccaccacctccttcaGAATCAAACGAAGACGCGGAATCGGAAGAAACAGCGTCATCGCTGAATGGCAAGAACTCTGCTGTCTCTTCTATCGTTTCTCGCGCGACAAGCAAGCTCTCGGTCGTCCGCCATCTCTTTGCCTCAAAGAAGGCTGGGAATGGGAGgacataa